From Streptomyces griseorubiginosus, one genomic window encodes:
- a CDS encoding hydrolase — MPGLTVPRHRLGAVLAGFTLVAAGVAVQAAATPAAAATPHRILFDDGHAEEAGNADWIISTSKPDPLSQDSSPSSETDWTGALSSWGVALQKTGSYSLKTATSALTYGGSSATDLSNFDTLVLPEPNTLFTAAEKTAIMTFVKNGGGLFMISDHTGSDRNNDGEDAVEILNDLMANNSVDSTDPFGFSIDSLNISSDYPAAISDSSNPVLHGSFGGVTKSLIASGTTATLKPADNSSVKGLLYRTGYSGNTGAFFATSTFGSGRVAFWGDSSPVDDGTGQSGNTLYDGWNDSGATNAALALNATEWLSGASGSGGGGTGGGGTGGGSGTCTAAQLLGNNGFESGSTTWSGSSGVITNSSSQAPRSGSYYAWLDGYGTATTDTLSQTVTIPSGCTTAALSFYLHVDTAETTTSTAYDTLKVQVLNSSGTVLGTLATYSNLNAASGYTQRSFSLAGYAGQTVTLKFTGTEGSTLQTSFVLDDTALNVS; from the coding sequence ATGCCCGGACTCACCGTTCCCCGCCACAGACTCGGCGCGGTCCTCGCCGGATTCACCCTGGTCGCCGCAGGCGTCGCCGTGCAGGCCGCCGCCACCCCCGCCGCCGCTGCCACCCCGCACCGGATCCTCTTCGACGACGGCCACGCCGAGGAGGCGGGCAACGCGGACTGGATCATCTCCACCAGCAAGCCCGACCCGCTCTCCCAGGACTCCTCCCCGTCGTCGGAGACGGACTGGACCGGCGCGCTGTCGTCCTGGGGCGTCGCCCTCCAGAAGACCGGCTCCTACAGCCTCAAGACCGCGACGAGCGCCCTCACTTACGGCGGCTCCTCGGCCACCGACCTGTCGAACTTCGACACCCTGGTCCTGCCCGAGCCCAACACGCTCTTCACCGCCGCCGAGAAGACGGCGATCATGACTTTCGTGAAGAACGGCGGCGGCCTCTTCATGATCTCCGACCACACCGGCTCGGACCGCAACAACGACGGTGAGGACGCGGTCGAGATCCTCAACGACCTGATGGCCAACAACAGCGTCGACTCCACCGACCCGTTCGGCTTCTCCATCGACTCGCTGAACATCAGCTCCGACTACCCCGCGGCGATCAGCGACAGCAGCAACCCGGTGCTGCACGGCTCCTTCGGCGGCGTCACCAAGAGCCTCATCGCCAGCGGCACCACGGCCACCCTCAAGCCCGCCGACAACTCCTCCGTCAAGGGCCTGCTCTACCGCACCGGTTACTCCGGCAACACCGGCGCCTTCTTCGCGACCAGCACCTTCGGCAGCGGGCGGGTCGCCTTCTGGGGCGACAGCTCACCCGTCGACGACGGCACCGGCCAGTCCGGCAACACGCTCTACGACGGCTGGAACGACTCCGGCGCCACCAACGCGGCCCTCGCGCTGAACGCCACCGAGTGGCTGTCCGGCGCGAGCGGCAGCGGCGGGGGTGGCACCGGCGGGGGTGGCACCGGCGGCGGCTCCGGCACCTGCACCGCCGCCCAGTTGCTCGGCAACAACGGCTTCGAGTCGGGCAGCACCACCTGGAGCGGCAGCAGCGGTGTCATCACCAACTCCAGCAGCCAGGCACCCCGTTCGGGCTCGTACTACGCCTGGCTCGACGGCTACGGCACCGCCACCACCGACACGCTCTCGCAGACGGTGACCATCCCGTCCGGCTGCACGACCGCCGCGCTCAGCTTCTACCTGCACGTCGACACGGCGGAGACCACCACCAGCACGGCGTACGACACGCTGAAGGTCCAGGTCCTCAACAGCTCCGGCACCGTCCTCGGCACCCTGGCGACCTACTCCAACCTCAACGCGGCCTCCGGCTACACCCAGCGCAGCTTCAGCCTGGCGGGCTACGCGGGCCAGACCGTCACCCTCAAGTTCACCGGCACGGAGGGCTCCACCCTCCAGACCTCGTTCGTCCTCGACGACACGGCACTGAACGTCAGCTGA
- a CDS encoding phosphotransferase: MERSRAGGGGRVEESVLGGGVVNEVVRIGDTVRRTPSQRSDFVRELLALFERAGWPGAPRFLGTDGHGREMFGYLEGRAAVTPRERAAARTDEALVEVARLVRAFHDLTHGTALAEDQDVVCHNDLAPKNTVYTAWRPTAFLDWDLAAPGERIHDLAHVCWQYLDLGPGVTDVRDTARRIRLICDAYGLDGRDGLLDTVLWWQDRCRSGIEAGALRGEPAMLRLCALGAVEEVRAAREWVAGHRRELGAFLK; the protein is encoded by the coding sequence ATGGAGCGATCCCGGGCCGGGGGAGGTGGTCGGGTGGAGGAGTCGGTGCTCGGTGGGGGCGTGGTCAACGAGGTCGTCCGGATCGGCGACACCGTGCGGCGCACACCGTCGCAACGGTCGGACTTCGTACGGGAGTTGCTCGCACTGTTCGAGAGGGCCGGCTGGCCGGGGGCACCGCGCTTCCTCGGCACCGACGGGCACGGCCGGGAGATGTTCGGCTACCTCGAGGGCCGGGCCGCCGTGACCCCGCGCGAGCGCGCCGCCGCCCGTACGGACGAGGCGCTGGTGGAGGTCGCCCGGCTCGTCCGTGCCTTCCACGACCTGACCCACGGGACGGCGCTCGCCGAAGACCAGGACGTGGTCTGCCACAACGACCTCGCGCCTAAGAACACCGTGTACACCGCGTGGCGCCCCACGGCTTTCCTCGACTGGGACCTGGCCGCTCCGGGCGAGCGGATCCACGACCTCGCCCATGTGTGCTGGCAGTACCTCGACCTCGGGCCGGGCGTCACCGACGTACGGGACACCGCTCGCCGGATCCGGCTGATCTGCGACGCCTACGGCCTGGACGGACGGGACGGGCTGCTGGACACGGTGCTGTGGTGGCAGGACCGGTGCCGGAGCGGAATCGAGGCCGGAGCGCTGCGGGGTGAGCCCGCCATGCTCCGGCTGTGCGCGCTGGGGGCCGTGGAAGAAGTGCGCGCCGCGCGGGAGTGGGTGGCCGGTCACCGGCGCGAGCTGGGTGCCTTCCTGAAGTGA
- a CDS encoding SPW repeat protein, which yields MANVSHTRGDITSHPDASEMRERYARMLGGRDVALVDGPVFLLGLYCAVSPWILHYTTSQPALVTHNLIVGIAIGLLALGFTQTPDRMYGLSWAFCAVGVWMIIAPWVVGDSPDAGVALNNIIIGALAVILGLMCTATAAKSAPKP from the coding sequence ATGGCCAACGTCTCGCACACCCGAGGTGACATCACCAGCCACCCCGATGCTTCGGAAATGCGGGAACGCTACGCCCGCATGCTCGGCGGTCGCGATGTGGCGCTCGTGGACGGACCGGTGTTCCTGCTCGGTCTGTACTGCGCCGTGTCCCCCTGGATCCTCCACTACACGACGAGCCAGCCCGCTCTCGTGACCCACAACCTCATCGTGGGCATTGCGATCGGCCTGCTCGCCCTCGGGTTCACCCAGACCCCCGACCGCATGTACGGCCTCAGCTGGGCCTTCTGCGCGGTCGGCGTCTGGATGATCATCGCGCCCTGGGTCGTCGGTGACAGCCCCGACGCCGGTGTGGCACTGAACAACATCATCATCGGCGCCCTCGCGGTGATCCTGGGGCTGATGTGCACCGCCACGGCGGCGAAGAGCGCCCCCAAGCCGTAG
- a CDS encoding sigma-70 family RNA polymerase sigma factor: MARGLAAGDEACLALAYRRWSPLVHTLARRSLGDAKEAEDVTQQVFIGVWHGRRGYRPERGTLTGWIAGITRRKIADALRARGRRFDLVASAGPRLALPPHTEDRTEATLDGLVVRAELAKLPSAQQRVLRLTFYEDLSQVQIAERTGWPLGTVKSHARRGMHRLRRGLECIFDAETVR, encoded by the coding sequence TTGGCGCGGGGGCTGGCGGCGGGGGACGAGGCGTGCCTGGCGCTGGCCTACCGCCGCTGGTCGCCCCTCGTGCACACGCTGGCCCGGCGCTCCCTGGGGGACGCGAAGGAGGCGGAGGACGTCACCCAGCAGGTCTTCATCGGCGTGTGGCACGGGCGGCGGGGCTACCGGCCCGAGCGGGGGACGCTCACCGGGTGGATCGCGGGCATCACCCGCCGCAAGATCGCCGACGCCCTCCGGGCACGCGGCCGCCGGTTCGACCTGGTCGCCTCGGCGGGACCCCGGCTCGCCCTGCCCCCGCACACCGAGGACCGGACCGAGGCGACCCTGGACGGGCTGGTCGTGCGCGCCGAGCTCGCCAAACTCCCCTCGGCCCAGCAGCGGGTGCTCCGGCTGACGTTCTACGAGGACCTGAGCCAGGTCCAGATCGCCGAACGCACGGGGTGGCCGTTGGGCACGGTGAAGAGCCACGCGCGGCGCGGAATGCACCGGCTGCGGCGCGGACTCGAATGCATCTTCGATGCAGAAACGGTGCGTTGA
- a CDS encoding MerR family transcriptional regulator — protein sequence MRDIPEGDTATSLSTGTLARRLGVSPTTLRSWDRRYGIGPAVRTDGRHRRWTPPDVAVLETMCRLTSAGVPPAEAARAAKAAGSREPVGSATARPAVEPTAVPPPPGAPEPPSRSRAAGTLPLGDVRQECRGLARAAVRLDAPAVEELLAAAVATHGLAVAWQEVMVPTLHAVGRKWASSGDRYVEVEHLLSWHMSSALRRCAHPPARHGDAPGPGPVVLACVPGEQHTLALEALNAGLSELRLPTRMFGAAVPAEALTAAVERLGPAAVVLWAQARSTASLPLARHLAGTQWGVKGARRRPLVMLGGSGWLGRTGQGMLRPTTFQDALDTLAGLYGAERPQPPGSPQRERGLSRGPGPA from the coding sequence ATGCGTGACATTCCGGAGGGCGACACCGCGACGAGCCTCAGCACCGGCACCCTGGCCCGGCGGCTGGGGGTCTCGCCGACCACGCTGCGCTCCTGGGACCGCCGCTACGGCATCGGCCCCGCCGTCCGCACCGACGGCCGGCACCGCCGGTGGACCCCGCCCGATGTCGCCGTACTGGAGACGATGTGCCGGCTCACCTCCGCGGGTGTGCCGCCCGCCGAGGCGGCTCGCGCGGCCAAGGCGGCGGGCTCCCGGGAGCCGGTGGGCAGCGCGACCGCGCGACCAGCGGTGGAGCCGACGGCTGTTCCACCTCCGCCAGGCGCACCGGAACCGCCGTCCCGGTCCAGGGCGGCGGGCACCCTCCCCCTGGGTGACGTGCGGCAGGAGTGCCGGGGCCTGGCCCGGGCCGCCGTACGCCTCGACGCGCCCGCCGTGGAGGAGCTGCTGGCGGCGGCGGTCGCGACCCATGGCCTGGCCGTCGCGTGGCAGGAGGTGATGGTGCCTACGCTGCACGCGGTGGGCCGCAAGTGGGCCTCGTCCGGGGACCGTTACGTCGAGGTCGAGCACCTGCTGTCCTGGCACATGTCCAGCGCGCTGCGCCGCTGCGCCCACCCGCCGGCCCGGCACGGCGACGCGCCCGGCCCCGGCCCCGTGGTGCTGGCCTGTGTCCCCGGGGAGCAGCACACGCTCGCGCTGGAGGCGCTCAACGCCGGGCTGAGCGAACTGCGCCTGCCCACCAGGATGTTCGGTGCCGCCGTACCCGCCGAGGCGCTGACCGCCGCAGTGGAGCGGCTCGGTCCGGCGGCCGTCGTCCTGTGGGCGCAGGCCCGCTCCACGGCGAGCCTCCCGCTGGCCCGGCACCTCGCGGGCACCCAGTGGGGCGTGAAGGGCGCGCGCAGGAGGCCCCTGGTGATGCTGGGCGGCTCCGGCTGGCTCGGCCGTACCGGTCAGGGCATGCTGCGGCCGACGACCTTCCAGGACGCCCTGGACACGCTCGCCGGCCTGTACGGCGCCGAGCGGCCGCAGCCTCCGGGGTCCCCGCAGCGGGAGCGCGGACTCAGTCGCGGCCCCGGGCCCGCTTGA
- a CDS encoding deoxyribodipyrimidine photo-lyase, whose protein sequence is MSISVVLFTCDLRLHDHPPFTAALDGTEEVVPLFVRDRTVAAAGFAVPNRLAFLADCLRDLDAGLRERGGRLVVRSGDPVEEVCKVAAEADADEVHMAADASAHAHRRERRLRRALEGDGVRLHVHDTVSTAVAPGAVAPATSDHFAVFTPYFRRWSQERLREPLAPPRTVRVPDGVGSEPLPSRADLSGLSEGLAAGGESTGRKRLACWLRSGLAAYEDRHDDLAGDATSRLSPHLHFGTLSPVELVHRARRAGGPGAEAFVRQLAWRDFHRQVLAARPVAAGADYRTQHDRWRSEGEAREDVAAWKEGRTGYPVIDAAMRQLRHEGWMHNRGRLLTASFLAKTLYVDWRVGARHFLDLLVDGDVANNQLNWQWTAGTGTDTRPNRVLNPVLQARRYDPDGAYVRRWVPELAALDGASVHEPWKLQGLDRAAFDYPDPIVALSEGLARFKRARGRD, encoded by the coding sequence ATGAGCATCTCGGTCGTCCTGTTCACCTGTGACCTGCGGCTACACGACCATCCGCCGTTCACAGCGGCCCTCGACGGCACCGAGGAGGTCGTCCCGCTGTTCGTGCGGGACCGGACCGTGGCCGCCGCCGGTTTCGCCGTACCCAACCGGCTGGCGTTCCTCGCCGATTGTCTGCGCGATCTGGACGCCGGGCTGCGTGAGCGGGGCGGTCGGCTGGTGGTGCGCTCGGGCGACCCGGTCGAGGAGGTGTGCAAGGTCGCCGCCGAGGCGGACGCCGACGAGGTGCACATGGCCGCCGACGCCAGTGCGCACGCCCACCGGCGGGAGCGGCGGCTGCGGCGGGCCCTGGAGGGGGACGGCGTACGGCTGCACGTGCACGACACGGTGTCCACGGCCGTCGCCCCCGGGGCGGTGGCCCCGGCGACCTCGGACCATTTCGCCGTGTTCACGCCCTACTTCCGGCGCTGGTCGCAGGAGCGGCTGCGGGAGCCACTGGCTCCGCCGCGGACCGTGCGGGTCCCGGACGGCGTCGGATCCGAGCCGCTGCCGTCCCGCGCCGACCTGTCCGGGCTCTCCGAAGGTCTCGCCGCGGGCGGGGAGAGCACGGGCCGCAAGCGCCTCGCCTGCTGGCTGCGCTCCGGCCTGGCCGCGTACGAGGACCGGCACGACGACCTGGCCGGCGACGCGACCTCCCGGCTCTCCCCGCACCTGCACTTCGGCACCCTGTCCCCCGTCGAGCTCGTCCACCGGGCGCGCAGGGCGGGCGGCCCGGGCGCCGAGGCCTTCGTACGGCAGCTCGCCTGGCGCGACTTCCACCGTCAGGTGCTCGCGGCGCGCCCCGTCGCGGCCGGCGCCGACTACCGCACCCAGCACGACCGTTGGCGCTCCGAGGGGGAGGCCCGCGAGGACGTGGCGGCCTGGAAGGAGGGCCGGACCGGCTACCCGGTCATCGACGCGGCGATGCGCCAGCTGCGGCACGAGGGGTGGATGCACAACCGGGGCCGGCTGCTGACCGCTAGCTTCCTCGCCAAGACGCTGTACGTGGACTGGCGGGTCGGCGCCCGGCACTTCCTGGACCTGCTGGTGGACGGTGACGTGGCCAACAACCAGCTCAACTGGCAGTGGACGGCGGGCACCGGCACCGACACCAGGCCCAACCGGGTCCTCAACCCGGTCCTCCAGGCCAGACGGTACGACCCGGACGGCGCGTACGTCCGCCGCTGGGTGCCCGAACTGGCCGCGCTGGACGGGGCGTCGGTGCACGAGCCGTGGAAGCTGCAGGGACTGGACCGGGCCGCGTTCGACTACCCGGACCCGATCGTGGCACTGTCCGAGGGGCTCGCCCGGTTCAAGCGGGCCCGGGGCCGCGACTGA
- a CDS encoding SDR family oxidoreductase: protein MDHDGTRAGPRCLVTGATGYIGGRLVPELLDAGYRVRCLARSPGRLRDHPWADRAEMVGGDVTDPASVARAMDGVDVAFHLVHAMGSGDDFEETDRKAARIFAEQARNAGVRRIVHLSGLTPAGVPERELSPHLRSRAEVARILLDSGVPTTVLRAAVVIGSGSASFEMLRYLTERLPVMVTPSWVHTRIQPVAVRDVLRALVGSASMPSDVSRAFDLGGPDVLTYRQMMLRYAAIAGLPRRVILPVPVLTPGLSSHWVGLVTPVPASLARPLTESLRHEVVCHENDIARHLPGPPADPIGFDDAVRLALQRVREARVTTRWSSASVPGAPSDPLPTDPDWAGGSLYSDHRELEVDALPEALWRVVEGIGGENGWYSFPLAWAVRGWLDRLVGGVGLRRGRRDAARLRVGDSLDFWRVEEIEPGRLLRLRAEMRLPGLAWLEMAVVSGTDGRTRYRQRALFHPHGLLGQAYWWSVSPFHAVVFGGMARNIARAAASSPAREPDHASVP, encoded by the coding sequence ATGGACCACGACGGCACGCGCGCGGGGCCGCGCTGTCTGGTGACCGGTGCGACGGGGTACATCGGCGGTCGCCTGGTTCCCGAGCTGCTCGACGCGGGGTACCGCGTACGGTGTCTGGCCCGCTCCCCCGGCCGGCTGCGCGACCACCCCTGGGCCGACCGCGCCGAGATGGTGGGCGGCGACGTGACCGACCCGGCGTCCGTCGCCCGGGCCATGGACGGGGTGGACGTGGCGTTCCACCTGGTGCACGCGATGGGGTCCGGCGACGACTTCGAGGAGACCGACCGCAAGGCGGCGCGGATCTTCGCCGAGCAGGCCCGGAACGCGGGCGTGCGGCGGATCGTCCACCTCAGCGGGCTCACCCCGGCCGGGGTGCCCGAGCGCGAGCTCTCCCCGCATCTGCGCTCCCGTGCCGAGGTGGCCCGCATCCTGCTCGACTCCGGCGTCCCGACCACGGTCCTGCGGGCGGCGGTCGTCATCGGCTCCGGCTCGGCCTCCTTCGAGATGCTGCGGTACCTGACCGAGCGCCTGCCCGTGATGGTCACCCCGAGCTGGGTGCACACCCGGATCCAGCCGGTGGCGGTCCGCGATGTGCTCCGGGCTCTCGTCGGCAGCGCGAGCATGCCGTCCGACGTGAGCCGCGCCTTCGACCTCGGCGGCCCGGACGTGCTGACGTACCGGCAGATGATGCTCCGGTACGCGGCGATCGCCGGCCTGCCGCGCCGGGTCATCCTGCCGGTGCCGGTCCTCACCCCCGGGCTCTCCAGCCACTGGGTGGGCCTGGTGACGCCGGTGCCCGCCTCGCTCGCCCGGCCCCTCACCGAGTCACTGCGGCACGAGGTCGTCTGCCACGAGAACGACATCGCCCGCCACCTCCCCGGGCCGCCCGCCGATCCGATCGGCTTCGACGACGCCGTACGACTGGCTCTCCAGCGGGTGCGGGAGGCGCGGGTCACGACGCGGTGGTCGTCGGCGTCGGTGCCGGGGGCCCCGAGCGATCCGCTGCCCACCGACCCCGACTGGGCGGGCGGCAGCCTCTACAGCGACCACCGCGAGCTGGAGGTCGACGCCTTGCCGGAGGCGCTGTGGCGGGTCGTCGAGGGCATCGGCGGGGAGAACGGCTGGTACTCCTTCCCCCTCGCGTGGGCGGTACGGGGCTGGCTGGACCGGCTGGTGGGCGGGGTCGGACTGCGCCGGGGGCGCCGGGACGCGGCCCGGCTGCGGGTCGGTGACTCGCTGGACTTCTGGCGGGTCGAGGAGATCGAGCCGGGCCGGCTGCTGCGGCTGCGCGCCGAGATGCGGCTGCCGGGGCTGGCCTGGCTGGAGATGGCGGTGGTGAGCGGCACGGACGGCCGCACCCGGTACCGGCAGCGCGCCCTGTTCCATCCGCACGGACTGCTCGGCCAGGCCTACTGGTGGAGCGTCTCCCCCTTCCACGCGGTCGTGTTCGGCGGCATGGCCCGCAACATAGCCCGCGCGGCGGCCAGTTCACCGGCCCGAGAGCCGGATCACGCCTCCGTCCCCTGA
- a CDS encoding MarR family winged helix-turn-helix transcriptional regulator, with protein MATADQREQRERPDTGTDGPPTDLYAFAVRLRRMNGEINRLVQGFAGDHGLHATDIQALAAIMDADEPMTPSGLRRHLGLTSGAVTACVDRLERAGHIRRVRESADRRVVHLHYEPDARAAARSYFRPLAEATEAARSRFDEQELAVVVRFLEALNDELSAARPNGG; from the coding sequence GTGGCCACAGCAGACCAGCGGGAACAGCGCGAGCGACCGGATACCGGCACGGACGGGCCGCCGACCGACCTGTACGCCTTCGCCGTACGGCTGCGCCGCATGAACGGCGAGATCAACCGGCTCGTCCAGGGTTTCGCGGGCGACCACGGTCTGCACGCCACGGACATCCAGGCGCTCGCCGCGATCATGGACGCGGACGAGCCGATGACCCCCAGCGGGCTGCGCCGGCACCTCGGACTCACCTCGGGCGCGGTGACGGCGTGCGTGGACCGGCTGGAGCGGGCGGGCCACATCCGCCGGGTCCGGGAGAGCGCGGACCGCAGGGTCGTGCACCTCCACTACGAGCCGGACGCCCGGGCGGCCGCGCGTTCGTACTTCCGCCCGCTCGCCGAGGCGACCGAGGCCGCGCGCTCCCGTTTCGACGAGCAGGAGCTGGCGGTGGTGGTGCGCTTCCTGGAGGCGCTGAACGACGAACTCTCCGCGGCCCGGCCGAACGGCGGCTGA
- a CDS encoding MMPL family transporter → MSPAARRTRVLVPLLLIAVWLVAGGALGPFAGRLGEVATNDQAAFLPRSAESTAVIAEQKKFRQNETLPVILVWTGDTVADRKADADQVLRSLADAPGVAGEVSPAVPSEDGKALEAVVPLRPDLGDGLADMLDRIRSAAGRVPGTTVQLAGPAATQADLSDAFAGIDGLLLAVALAVVLVILLLVYRSVLLPVVIILGSVLALGVACAVVYVLADHDVVRVDGQVQGILSILVIGAATDYALLLTARCREELARGTERFTAARAALRRSWAAIVASAATVALGLLALLLSDLTNNRALGPVGAIGIACAVLTSLTFLPATLALLGRAAYWPARPRPADENHNGVWHRVAALVDGAPRKVWALTLVMLLAGAAFAPALTSKGIPLAETFVDDAPSVAAQQTLSRHFPAGSGNPAVVVADAGRLTEVVRAARDTRGVASAAPVSASGRPGAQPLVVDGRVRVDVTLEAAPDSDTAKETVARLRTALHQVPDADPLVGGYTAQQYDTLRTAEHDRTLIVPVVLAIILLILVVLLRSLLLPVLLVATVALNFLTTLGVSALVLRHVLGFTGTDPSVPLYGFVFLVALGVDYNIFLMSRVREESLRHGVRQGTIRGLVTTGGVITSAGVVLAATFAALGVIPLAFLAQIAFIVAFGVLLDTLVVRSLLVPALVRDIGPGVWWPTTVHENPKT, encoded by the coding sequence ATGTCCCCCGCCGCCCGACGCACCCGTGTGCTCGTCCCCCTCCTCCTGATCGCCGTCTGGCTCGTGGCCGGAGGAGCGCTCGGCCCCTTCGCCGGCCGGCTCGGCGAGGTCGCCACCAACGACCAGGCCGCCTTCCTGCCGCGCAGCGCCGAGTCGACCGCGGTCATCGCCGAGCAGAAGAAGTTCCGGCAGAACGAGACCCTGCCCGTGATCCTCGTCTGGACCGGTGACACCGTCGCCGACCGGAAGGCCGACGCCGACCAGGTGCTGCGCTCCCTCGCCGACGCCCCGGGCGTCGCCGGCGAGGTGTCCCCGGCGGTCCCCTCCGAGGACGGGAAGGCGCTGGAGGCGGTCGTCCCGCTCCGTCCCGACCTCGGCGACGGCCTCGCCGACATGCTCGACCGGATACGGTCCGCCGCCGGGCGCGTCCCCGGCACCACCGTCCAGCTCGCCGGACCGGCCGCCACCCAGGCCGACCTCTCCGACGCCTTCGCCGGCATCGACGGACTGCTCCTCGCCGTCGCGCTGGCCGTCGTCCTGGTCATCCTGCTGCTGGTCTACCGCAGCGTGCTCCTGCCCGTGGTGATCATCCTCGGCTCGGTCCTCGCCCTCGGCGTCGCCTGCGCCGTCGTGTACGTCCTGGCGGACCACGACGTCGTCCGCGTCGACGGACAGGTCCAGGGCATCCTCTCCATCCTCGTGATCGGCGCGGCCACCGACTACGCCCTGCTGCTCACCGCCCGCTGTCGCGAGGAACTCGCCCGGGGCACCGAGCGGTTCACCGCCGCACGGGCGGCCCTGCGGCGGTCCTGGGCGGCGATCGTCGCCAGCGCGGCCACCGTGGCACTCGGACTGCTCGCCCTGCTGCTGAGCGACCTCACCAACAACCGCGCCCTCGGCCCGGTCGGCGCCATCGGCATCGCCTGCGCCGTCCTCACCTCCCTGACCTTCCTGCCCGCCACACTCGCCCTGCTGGGCCGCGCCGCCTACTGGCCCGCCCGCCCCCGCCCCGCGGACGAGAACCACAACGGCGTCTGGCACCGGGTCGCCGCCCTCGTCGACGGGGCACCGCGCAAGGTCTGGGCGCTCACCCTCGTCATGCTGCTCGCCGGCGCCGCCTTCGCACCCGCCCTCACCTCCAAGGGCATCCCCCTCGCCGAGACCTTCGTCGACGACGCCCCCTCCGTCGCCGCCCAGCAGACCCTCAGCCGGCACTTCCCGGCCGGTTCGGGCAACCCCGCCGTGGTCGTCGCGGACGCCGGCCGGCTGACCGAGGTGGTCCGGGCGGCGCGGGACACCCGGGGTGTCGCCTCCGCCGCCCCGGTCAGCGCCTCCGGCCGCCCCGGCGCCCAACCGCTCGTCGTCGACGGCCGGGTGCGCGTCGACGTCACCCTCGAGGCCGCCCCCGACAGCGACACCGCGAAGGAGACCGTCGCCCGGCTGCGCACCGCCCTGCACCAGGTGCCGGACGCCGACCCCCTGGTCGGCGGCTACACGGCCCAGCAGTACGACACCCTGCGCACCGCCGAGCACGACCGCACCCTCATCGTCCCCGTGGTCCTCGCGATCATCCTGCTCATCCTCGTCGTACTGCTGCGCTCACTGCTGCTGCCCGTGCTCCTGGTGGCCACGGTGGCCCTCAACTTCCTGACCACGCTGGGCGTTTCCGCCCTCGTCCTCCGCCATGTGCTCGGCTTCACCGGTACCGACCCCTCCGTGCCGCTGTACGGGTTCGTGTTCCTCGTCGCCCTAGGCGTCGACTACAACATCTTCCTGATGTCCCGGGTCCGCGAGGAGTCGCTGCGCCACGGCGTGCGCCAGGGAACGATCCGGGGCCTGGTCACCACCGGCGGCGTCATCACCTCCGCGGGCGTGGTGCTGGCCGCCACCTTCGCCGCCCTCGGGGTGATCCCGCTGGCGTTCCTCGCCCAGATCGCCTTCATCGTCGCCTTCGGCGTCCTGCTCGACACCCTCGTCGTCCGGTCCCTGCTCGTGCCCGCACTGGTACGCGACATCGGACCCGGCGTCTGGTGGCCGACCACGGTCCACGAAAACCCGAAGACGTGA
- a CDS encoding LysR family transcriptional regulator: protein MRTEQLEYIAAVTRLGSLRRAAEELRLSQPALSETVRNLERELGVDLLERKRSGATMSAEGRELLPHIVGVLEAVDRLRVAAGEQHRISRMVRVGTVNAATVPLLIPAVEDFRAAHPVTQVEVVGAQQTDIHRALSEGGFDLGLVNHLDGDDTPAGFESTQLLRGRPVVCLRPDSPLAARTCVSVDDLLDQPLIAMRSGYVMHRFVHRLLGGRGSSFAYSTDGAEMGKLMVAEGLGVTVLPDFSVVGDPLERQGTITHRPIEGDSTRVLLMLQRRRAESVPQAARDLHEAFVRRARQLGGTLAPPG, encoded by the coding sequence ATGCGGACGGAACAGCTGGAATACATCGCCGCGGTGACCCGGCTCGGCTCACTGCGCCGGGCGGCGGAGGAACTGCGCCTGTCGCAGCCCGCGTTGAGCGAGACCGTGCGGAACCTGGAGCGGGAGCTCGGGGTCGACCTGCTGGAGCGCAAGCGGTCCGGGGCGACGATGAGCGCGGAGGGCCGGGAGCTGCTGCCGCACATCGTGGGGGTGCTGGAGGCGGTGGACCGGCTGCGGGTGGCGGCGGGCGAGCAGCACCGCATCAGCCGTATGGTCCGCGTCGGCACGGTGAACGCGGCGACCGTACCGCTGCTCATCCCGGCGGTCGAGGACTTCCGGGCCGCGCATCCGGTCACCCAGGTCGAGGTGGTCGGCGCGCAGCAGACCGACATCCACCGGGCGCTGTCGGAGGGCGGGTTCGACCTGGGGCTGGTCAACCACCTCGACGGCGACGACACACCGGCCGGTTTCGAGTCGACGCAGCTGCTGCGCGGGCGGCCGGTGGTGTGCCTGCGCCCGGACAGCCCGTTGGCCGCGCGCACGTGTGTGTCGGTGGACGATCTGCTGGATCAGCCGTTGATCGCCATGCGCAGCGGTTATGTCATGCACCGCTTCGTCCACCGGTTGCTGGGCGGCCGTGGCTCGTCCTTCGCGTACTCCACCGACGGCGCCGAGATGGGCAAGCTGATGGTGGCCGAGGGGCTGGGGGTGACCGTGCTGCCGGACTTCAGTGTGGTCGGGGACCCGCTGGAGCGGCAGGGCACGATCACCCACCGGCCGATCGAGGGGGACTCCACCCGGGTGCTGCTGATGCTCCAGCGGCGCAGGGCCGAGTCGGTGCCGCAGGCGGCCCGGGATCTGCACGAGGCGTTCGTGCGCCGGGCCCGGCAGCTGGGCGGGACGCTCGCCCCGCCCGGCTGA
- a CDS encoding putative leader peptide: MRLDLTRRRHVDLARVSSASCCAAA, encoded by the coding sequence ATGCGACTGGACCTCACGCGGCGACGCCATGTCGACCTCGCGCGCGTCTCCAGCGCCTCCTGTTGCGCCGCGGCCTGA